One region of Nitrospirota bacterium genomic DNA includes:
- the rplM gene encoding 50S ribosomal protein L13, whose product MKTCFAKKGEFERKWYLVDASDKVLGRLATRIATYLRGKHKAQFTPNVDTGDFIVVVNAEKVTLTGKKLDDKIYYHHTGYPGGIKAETARKRLQRKPEAVIMDAVWGMLPKNRLGRAMLKKLKVYRGAEHPHESQQPETITL is encoded by the coding sequence ATGAAGACCTGCTTTGCCAAAAAAGGTGAGTTTGAGAGGAAATGGTATTTAGTCGATGCATCCGACAAGGTACTGGGAAGACTTGCCACAAGGATAGCAACCTATCTCAGGGGCAAACACAAGGCCCAGTTTACTCCGAATGTTGATACAGGTGATTTCATTGTGGTAGTTAACGCAGAGAAGGTGACATTAACGGGAAAGAAACTTGACGATAAGATTTATTATCATCATACAGGTTATCCTGGTGGTATAAAGGCCGAGACTGCAAGAAAGAGACTTCAGCGCAAGCCGGAAGCAGTCATTATGGATGCTGTCTGGGGCATGCTGCCCAAAAACAGGCTCGGAAGGGCAATGCTTAAGAAGCTGAAGGTCTACCGTGGTGCTGAACATCCTCATGAGTCACAGCAGCCGGAGACAATAACTCTGTAA
- the hisA gene encoding 1-(5-phosphoribosyl)-5-[(5-phosphoribosylamino)methylideneamino]imidazole-4-carboxamide isomerase produces MIIIPAIDLKNGECVRLLQGKKELVTSYSKDPVAVAKRWVEEGATLIHIVDLDGAFTGTQKNLESIKNIRKAVDVPLEAGGGIRDMDRIDELLSIGIDRVILGTSAVENPELVKNASEKYPGRILVGIDARDGNVAVKGWEEITEIDAMEFALKVQELGAAGIIYTDISRDGMLTGPDIEATRAMTEVLEIPVIASGGISSLDDIKKLMDIRGLWGAITGKALYTGKISLSEAIRLAGKNN; encoded by the coding sequence ATGATAATAATACCTGCAATAGACCTCAAGAATGGAGAGTGTGTAAGGCTCCTTCAGGGCAAAAAGGAGCTGGTTACGTCTTACTCAAAAGACCCTGTTGCCGTAGCAAAGAGGTGGGTGGAGGAGGGGGCGACACTCATACATATAGTTGATCTTGACGGCGCCTTTACAGGCACTCAGAAAAATCTTGAAAGCATAAAGAATATAAGGAAAGCTGTTGATGTCCCCCTTGAGGCAGGAGGGGGTATCAGGGATATGGACCGAATAGATGAGCTTCTCTCCATAGGTATAGACCGGGTTATCCTCGGCACCTCTGCTGTAGAGAATCCGGAACTTGTGAAAAATGCCTCAGAGAAATACCCGGGAAGGATACTTGTCGGCATTGACGCAAGAGACGGCAATGTTGCTGTAAAGGGCTGGGAAGAGATAACGGAAATTGATGCCATGGAATTTGCACTCAAGGTTCAGGAGCTGGGGGCTGCAGGAATAATCTACACCGACATATCACGGGACGGAATGCTCACAGGCCCCGATATTGAAGCAACAAGGGCCATGACAGAGGTACTCGAAATCCCTGTGATTGCCTCCGGTGGAATCTCTTCCCTTGATGACATAAAGAAGCTTATGGATATCAGGGGATTGTGGGGAGCCATTACGGGCAAGGCACTGTATACAGGCAAGATCAGTCTCTCCGAGGCCATCCGGCTTGCTGGAAAAAACAATTAG
- the ftsZ gene encoding cell division protein FtsZ — protein sequence MFEIEELMEQTAKIRVVGVGGAGGNAVNNMIAANLKGIDFIAINTDLQVLETSLAPQKIQIGADLTRGLGAGSNPDIGRQAALHDYDAIAERLQGSDMVFITAGMGGGTGTGASSVVASIAKELGALTVAVITKPFFYEGKKRLMNAEEGIKELRQHVDTIIVIPNDRISLVVEKGTPLLKSFTVANNVLRQAVQGISDLILTPGLINLDFADVKTVIEDSGRAVIGIGSGSGEAGAVDAAKKAISNPLLEDSSVEGARGILVNITGGIELSLSAVQDATGLIHDSAHEDVNIIFGAVIDPDMTDEVRITVIATGFEPKKEKVVLEDVKTWRPKPSLQLKAKAQHTGAERVLSKTLKGMSSEPLPTELMSYDDPYDMPPYLRKSE from the coding sequence ATGTTTGAGATCGAAGAGCTGATGGAGCAGACGGCAAAGATCAGGGTAGTCGGGGTAGGGGGGGCTGGTGGAAATGCAGTAAATAACATGATTGCAGCCAACCTCAAAGGCATTGATTTTATCGCAATTAATACAGACCTCCAGGTGCTTGAAACATCACTGGCCCCTCAGAAGATACAGATAGGTGCGGACCTGACAAGGGGGCTTGGTGCAGGTTCAAATCCTGATATCGGACGTCAGGCCGCACTTCATGACTACGATGCAATTGCAGAGAGACTTCAGGGCTCGGACATGGTCTTCATCACTGCCGGAATGGGAGGGGGAACAGGAACCGGCGCCTCTTCCGTGGTTGCCTCTATTGCCAAGGAACTCGGTGCACTTACAGTGGCGGTAATCACAAAGCCTTTCTTTTATGAAGGGAAAAAGAGGCTTATGAATGCAGAAGAGGGGATAAAGGAACTGAGACAGCATGTGGATACAATCATAGTGATTCCAAACGACAGGATATCACTGGTGGTGGAAAAGGGTACGCCCCTGCTAAAGTCCTTTACTGTGGCAAATAATGTCCTGAGGCAGGCTGTTCAGGGTATTTCGGACCTCATTCTGACACCGGGACTGATTAACCTCGACTTTGCAGATGTGAAGACGGTTATAGAGGATTCTGGCAGGGCAGTTATCGGTATTGGATCAGGCAGTGGTGAGGCCGGGGCTGTTGATGCGGCAAAGAAGGCAATATCGAATCCCCTGCTTGAGGACTCGTCGGTGGAGGGTGCAAGAGGTATCCTTGTAAATATTACCGGCGGCATAGAACTCTCTCTGAGTGCAGTCCAGGATGCAACCGGACTGATTCACGATTCTGCACATGAGGATGTAAATATCATCTTTGGTGCGGTAATAGACCCTGACATGACGGACGAGGTCAGGATTACTGTTATTGCCACGGGGTTTGAGCCCAAAAAAGAGAAGGTTGTCCTTGAAGACGTAAAGACGTGGAGGCCAAAACCCTCTCTTCAATTAAAGGCAAAGGCCCAACACACCGGTGCCGAGAGGGTCTTGTCGAAGACGCTGAAAGGTATGTCCTCAGAGCCCCTGCCTACAGAGCTTATGTCTTACGATGATCCATATGATATGCCGCCTTATCTGAGAAAATCCGAGTAA
- the rpsI gene encoding 30S ribosomal protein S9, which translates to MAEIVYQATGRRKTSVARVILKPGTGQVVVNKRPIENYFPRETLRMVVRQPLELVGMYNKLDVQVTVDGGGLSGQAGAVRHGIARALLNVDSDLRPKLKKEGLLTRDPRMRERKKYGQKGARKRFQFSKR; encoded by the coding sequence ATGGCAGAGATTGTATATCAGGCAACAGGCAGGAGAAAGACCTCGGTTGCAAGGGTTATCTTAAAGCCGGGGACAGGGCAGGTAGTGGTTAACAAGCGGCCTATTGAGAACTATTTCCCGAGGGAGACCCTCCGGATGGTAGTCCGGCAGCCACTTGAGCTTGTAGGGATGTATAACAAGCTTGATGTCCAGGTGACTGTTGATGGTGGTGGCCTTTCAGGTCAGGCCGGAGCTGTAAGGCACGGGATTGCAAGGGCATTGCTTAATGTTGATTCCGACCTGAGGCCGAAGCTCAAGAAAGAAGGATTACTCACCAGGGACCCCAGGATGAGGGAAAGAAAGAAGTACGGCCAGAAGGGTGCCAGGAAGAGATTCCAGTTCTCCAAGAGGTAA
- a CDS encoding LapA family protein has protein sequence MQFFILIAIIIAMALVVFAVQNATAVTLTFLAWEFSGSLAVILALTFAAGVLTGIFLSAPTWLRKSKEGRVQKRRIQELEKELSKSTEEQGKPEVD, from the coding sequence ATGCAATTTTTTATATTAATTGCTATTATTATTGCCATGGCCCTTGTGGTTTTTGCCGTACAGAATGCAACGGCCGTAACACTGACTTTTCTTGCCTGGGAGTTTTCAGGTTCCCTTGCCGTTATACTCGCCTTAACCTTTGCTGCAGGTGTGCTGACAGGAATATTCCTCTCCGCACCGACATGGCTGAGAAAGTCAAAGGAAGGGAGGGTGCAGAAGAGACGGATTCAGGAGCTTGAAAAAGAGCTTTCAAAGTCAACGGAGGAGCAGGGTAAACCCGAAGTTGATTGA
- the ftsA gene encoding cell division protein FtsA: protein MEKGPIVAGLDVGTTKICAIVGQAVEGKMNILALGASPSKGLRKGMVVNIETTVESIINAVKDAERAAGVEINSVCVGIAGGHIKSFESYGAVGIRSREVTRGDVDRALEAAKAVYVPLDREVLHVIPVEYVVDGQDGIMNPVGMSGVRLEARVQIVTGSVSAVQNLIRCCEKAGLQVIDIVLEPLASALSTLTDDEKSQGVVLVDIGGGTTDIAFYRNGVLSHTSVIAVGGNHFTNDLAIGLRLPVQEAERVKKLYGMAMAGHEDKAEGVRIMVAGRDEKTIPRSYITEIIQPRCEEVIDLVRVELRKAGAYDEVSYGIVLTGGGSQLSGLDRMAEAMLGLPIRVGMPVNVGGIKNIVSDPMYSTGVGLLIYGSETEVPPINYGDLFGNILKKMKGWVRGFLRR from the coding sequence ATGGAGAAGGGACCGATCGTAGCCGGACTTGATGTAGGCACAACAAAGATTTGTGCCATTGTTGGTCAGGCTGTTGAGGGGAAGATGAATATTCTTGCCCTTGGTGCTTCACCTTCAAAAGGGTTGAGAAAGGGTATGGTTGTAAATATTGAGACAACGGTTGAGTCAATCATAAATGCCGTGAAGGATGCGGAGAGGGCTGCAGGAGTTGAGATCAATTCCGTCTGTGTCGGGATAGCAGGCGGTCATATAAAGAGTTTTGAGAGCTATGGGGCTGTTGGTATAAGGAGCAGGGAGGTAACCAGGGGAGATGTTGACAGGGCGCTTGAAGCTGCAAAAGCGGTGTATGTGCCGCTCGACAGGGAAGTGCTCCATGTTATACCCGTAGAGTACGTGGTTGACGGGCAGGACGGGATAATGAACCCTGTGGGTATGTCCGGTGTCAGGCTTGAGGCAAGGGTGCAGATTGTGACCGGCTCTGTCTCGGCAGTACAGAACCTCATAAGGTGCTGCGAGAAGGCGGGGCTGCAGGTCATTGATATAGTCCTTGAACCCCTGGCATCAGCGCTGTCAACACTGACGGATGACGAAAAGAGCCAGGGTGTGGTGCTTGTGGATATCGGGGGCGGGACAACGGATATCGCCTTTTACAGGAATGGTGTCCTCTCCCATACGTCTGTTATTGCAGTGGGCGGAAATCATTTCACAAATGACCTTGCCATAGGTCTGAGGCTTCCTGTCCAGGAGGCTGAGAGGGTCAAGAAGCTCTACGGCATGGCAATGGCAGGGCATGAGGATAAAGCGGAAGGTGTGAGGATAATGGTTGCCGGAAGAGATGAAAAGACCATACCAAGGAGTTATATCACCGAGATAATTCAGCCAAGGTGTGAAGAGGTAATAGATCTTGTGAGGGTTGAACTCAGGAAGGCAGGGGCATATGATGAGGTCTCCTACGGGATTGTCCTGACTGGCGGCGGTTCACAGCTTTCGGGCCTCGACAGGATGGCGGAGGCGATGCTGGGACTGCCGATAAGGGTGGGGATGCCTGTAAATGTAGGGGGCATTAAGAATATTGTCTCTGATCCGATGTACTCCACAGGTGTGGGGCTTTTGATTTACGGTTCAGAGACGGAAGTGCCCCCGATTAATTACGGTGACCTCTTTGGCAATATCCTGAAGAAGATGAAGGGATGGGTGAGGGGGTTTTTGAGAAGGTGA
- a CDS encoding FtsQ-type POTRA domain-containing protein — MSRGLKKKSNRIKKERKLFARIFLHPLFLKSVFFIALTGVIGLSGVYLYGKTADIMRINRIEVTGNKHLSDKEIISLMKLGQGESMLRISSRELSERVLESPWIRDVVIRKELPHTLIVKVKEAEPLALLKRKGRLYIVSRGGEVLEELSQTIAFLPVIKMDSIKKSLLKEALKVAGIVREDAFFSDEEIEIIAKTPEEMTLKIGDLTIKIGKGDYRRKLARLVQLEDEIVRRGIPAGYVDLRFSRRVIVRAAKGRG; from the coding sequence ATGAGCCGGGGACTTAAGAAAAAGAGTAACAGGATAAAAAAGGAGAGGAAACTTTTTGCAAGGATTTTTTTACATCCCCTCTTTTTAAAGTCCGTTTTCTTTATTGCCCTGACAGGGGTTATTGGTCTGTCAGGGGTTTATCTGTATGGAAAGACAGCAGACATCATGCGGATTAACCGGATAGAAGTAACGGGGAACAAACACCTCTCTGACAAGGAGATCATCTCCCTGATGAAACTCGGACAGGGGGAGAGTATGCTGAGGATAAGCAGCAGGGAACTTAGTGAGCGGGTGCTTGAATCGCCCTGGATCAGGGACGTGGTTATCAGGAAGGAGCTTCCCCATACGCTGATAGTAAAAGTAAAGGAGGCGGAACCCCTTGCCCTGCTGAAGAGAAAAGGGCGCCTGTATATTGTAAGCAGAGGGGGCGAGGTCCTTGAAGAACTGAGTCAGACCATTGCCTTTCTGCCGGTGATAAAAATGGATTCCATAAAGAAATCCCTCCTTAAAGAGGCGCTGAAAGTTGCCGGGATTGTGAGGGAGGATGCTTTTTTTTCTGATGAAGAGATAGAGATTATTGCAAAGACGCCGGAAGAGATGACCTTGAAGATCGGAGACCTGACAATCAAGATCGGCAAGGGAGATTACCGCAGGAAGCTGGCAAGGCTTGTACAGCTGGAGGATGAGATTGTCAGAAGAGGGATACCTGCCGGTTATGTGGACCTCAGGTTTTCCAGGAGGGTTATAGTGAGAGCGGCAAAGGGGAGAGGATAG